One genomic region from Cardinium endosymbiont of Dermatophagoides farinae encodes:
- a CDS encoding JAB domain-containing protein, with amino-acid sequence MSVKKKKGTVKPPVDAYDLFGLMSTLLSQPDKPDLSMANLWVAALDKGASILNLELCGMGNYATVVHEPADILSIPLQKKAFGIVLIHNCPTGDLTPSEEDIDVTDRLHQAAAIVGIKLLDHLIITENSFYDFKDHGLMDQIYKSCKYIPSHEMEKRLKKEISDMAKNMASAEQSGKNIGKIEGKLEIAKAMLKEGYDLEKVSKTTGLSPDQINRLV; translated from the coding sequence ATGTCAGTTAAAAAAAAGAAAGGAACCGTCAAACCTCCAGTGGATGCTTATGATCTTTTTGGTTTGATGTCTACATTGTTATCACAACCAGATAAGCCAGATCTCAGTATGGCAAACTTATGGGTGGCTGCTTTAGATAAAGGAGCAAGTATTTTAAATCTTGAACTTTGTGGAATGGGGAATTATGCTACAGTAGTGCATGAACCGGCAGACATATTGAGTATACCTTTACAAAAGAAAGCTTTTGGTATTGTCCTGATTCATAACTGCCCAACAGGCGATTTAACCCCTTCAGAAGAGGATATAGATGTTACAGACCGTTTACACCAAGCAGCAGCGATAGTTGGTATTAAACTATTAGATCATCTCATTATTACAGAAAATAGTTTTTATGATTTCAAGGATCATGGATTAATGGATCAGATATATAAAAGTTGTAAGTATATCCCTAGCCATGAGATGGAAAAAAGACTTAAAAAAGAGATAAGCGATATGGCTAAAAACATGGCCTCTGCTGAGCAATCGGGAAAAAATATTGGTAAAATAGAAGGAAAGTTAGAAATAGCTAAAGCTATGCTTAAAGAGGGATATGATCTAGAGAAAGTTTCTAAAACAACGGGTTTATCTCCGGATCAGATCAATAGACTTGTATAA
- a CDS encoding PD-(D/E)XK nuclease domain-containing protein has translation MDFFLNIIRSACLAKAGYRFLDKTERSFQGALYSFLNGAFHTTHGTWASAETDSGIGRTDIVMEGQYNDQSAVYIFELKVDKPALYALEQIHSKDYSIQYDLCHKKVFIGLKYDPVKLNIAEAAIEVHQRDKQHAFQVMPPKNFAVNATGYFQEVG, from the coding sequence ATGGATTTCTTTCTTAACATCATTCGTAGTGCTTGTCTGGCTAAAGCAGGTTATCGTTTTCTGGATAAAACAGAAAGGAGCTTTCAGGGTGCTTTATATTCCTTTCTGAATGGTGCTTTCCATACCACCCATGGTACATGGGCCAGTGCTGAAACAGATAGTGGCATAGGGCGTACAGATATCGTTATGGAGGGCCAATATAATGATCAAAGCGCCGTCTATATTTTTGAATTAAAGGTAGATAAGCCAGCCTTATATGCCCTGGAGCAAATACATAGTAAAGATTATAGCATTCAATATGACTTATGCCATAAGAAAGTGTTTATAGGCCTAAAATATGATCCTGTAAAGCTCAATATTGCAGAAGCAGCTATTGAAGTACACCAACGTGATAAGCAACATGCCTTTCAAGTGATGCCACCTAAAAACTTTGCTGTTAATGCTACTGGTTATTTTCAAGAAGTAGGATAG